A genomic segment from Bubalus bubalis isolate 160015118507 breed Murrah chromosome 5, NDDB_SH_1, whole genome shotgun sequence encodes:
- the EXOSC10 gene encoding exosome component 10 isoform X4 produces the protein MAPPSPRESKAQSATTAAKSDGEKVLPGFPDADSFVKFALGAVVAVTKASGGLPQFGDEYDFYRSFPGFQAFCETQGDRLLQCMSRVMQYHGCRSNIKDRSKVTELEDKFDLLVDTNDVILERVGILLDEASGVNKNQQPVLPAGLQVPKTIVSSWNRKAGEYSKKTKSETFRLLHAKNIIRPQLKFREKIDNSNTPFLPKIFIKPNAQKPLPQALSKERRERPQDRPEDLDVPPALADLIHQQRTQQVEQDMFAHPYQYELDHFTPPDSVLQKPEPQLYRPVGETPCHFVSTLDELVELNEKLLKCQEFAVDLEHHSYRSFLGLTCLMQISTRTEDFIIDTLELRSDMYILNESLTDPAIVKVFHGADSDIEWLQKDFGLYVVNMFDTHQAARLLNLGRHSLDHLLKLYCSVESNKQYQLADWRIRPLPEEMLSYARDDTHYLLYIYDKMRLELWERGNEQPTQLQVVWQRSRDICLKKFIKPIFTDESYLELYRKQKKHLNTQQLTAFQLLFAWRDKTARREDESYGYVLPNHMMLKIAEELPKEPQGIIACCNPVPPLVRQQINEMHLLIQQAREMPLLKSEVAAGVRKSGPLPNPERLENVLFGPHDCSHTPSDGYPLVPPDGPVPMQKQEGLLSAQEDEETLPDIRCLVATAVITLFNEPSAEGNEKSPLTVAQKKAQNIMESFENPFRMFLPSVEHRAHISQSAKFDPSSKIYEPPGTRPKRSIGQPRSRLCPSASRLH, from the exons ATGGCGCCTCCCAGTCCCCGAGAGTCCAAGGCCCAGTCAGCCACGACCGCGGCCAAGTCTGACGGGGAAAAGGTGCTGCCGGGCTTCCCGGACGCAGACAGCTTCGTGAAG TTCGCTCTTGGGGCAGTGGTGGCAGTCACCAAGGCGTCTGGGGGCCTACCACAGTTTGGTGATGAGTATGATTTTTACCGAAGTTTTCCTGGCTTCCAGGCATTTTGTGAAACACAGGGAGACAGGTTGCTTCAGTG CATGAGTAGGGTGATGCAGTACCATGGGTGCCGAAGCAACATTAAGGACCGGAGTAAAGTGACCGAGCTGGAGGACAAGTTTGATTTGCTGGTCGACACCAATGATGTTATTCTGGAAAGAGTG GGCATTTTACTGGACGAAGCATCAGGCGTGAATAAGAATCAACAACCTGTCCTCCCTGCAGGGTTACAGGTCCCCAAAACCATAGTATCCAGCTGGAACCGGAAG GCAGGAGAatatagcaaaaaaacaaaatctgaaacTTTCCGGCTGCTTCATGCAAAAAACATCATCCGACCTCAGCTTAAGTTCCGAGAGAAGATCGACAACTCTAACACACCATTTCTTCCCAAAATCTTCATTAAGCCCAATGCTCAGAAACCCCTCCCTCAGG CACTCTCCAAAGAAAGGCGGGAACGCCCACAAGACCGCCCTGAGGACTTGGATGTCCCCCCTGCCCTGGCAGATTTAATCCATCAGCAGAGAACCCAGCAGGTGGAGCAGGACAT GTTTGCGCATCCTTATCAATATGAACTAGATCACTTCACGCCACCAGACTCAGTCCTTCAAAAGCCAGAGCCTCAG TTATACAGACCTGTAGGAGAGACACCCTGCCACTTCGTGTCCACACTGGATGAACTAGTGGAACTCAACGAAAAGCTCCTGAAGTGTCAAGAATTTGCGGTAGACTTGGAG CACCACTCTTACAGGAGCTTCCTGGGGCTCACCTGCCTGATGCAGATTTCCACCCGGACAGAAGACTTCATCATTGACACTCTGGAGCTTCGCAGCGACATGTATATTCTCAACGAGAGCCTCACAGACCCAGCTATTGTTAAG gtCTTCCATGGTGCTGATTCAGACATAGAATGGCTCCAGAAGGACTTCGGGTTGTACGTGGTGAACATGTTTGATACCCACCAGGCAGCTCGCCTTCTTAACCTGGGCAGGCACTCCCTGGACCACCTGCTGAAGCTCTACTGCAGCGTGGAGTCGAACAAGCAGTACCAGCTGGCCGACTGGCGGATACG ACCTCTGCCAGAGGAAATGCTGAGCTACGCCAGAGACGACACTCACTACCTGCTGTACATCTATGATAAGATGCGGCTGGAGCTGTGGGAGCGCGGCAACGAGCAGCCCACACAGCTGCAGGTGGTGTGGCAGCGCAGTCGCGACATCTGCCTCAAG AAATTCATCAAACCCATCTTCACAGACGAATCTTACCTGGAACTCTATAGGAAGCAGAAGAAGCATCTGAACACACAGCAGTTGACGGCCTTTCAGCTGCTGTTTGCCTGGAGGGATAAAACAGCTCGTAGGGAAGATGAGAGTTACGG ATACGTCCTGCCAAACCACATGATGCTAAAGATAGCTGAGGAGCTGCCCAA GGAACCTCAGGGCATCATCGCTTGCTGTAACCCTGTGCCTCCTCTTGTACGTCAGCAGATCAATGAAATGCACCTTCTGATTCAGCAGGCGCGAGAGATGCCTCTGCTCAAG TCTGAAGTCGCAGCGGGAGTGAGGAAGAGTGGGCCGCTGCCCAACCCTGAG AGATTGGAGAATGTTCTCTTTGGCCCCCATGACTGCTCCCATACCCCATCAGACGGCTACCCTCTCGTCCCACCCGACG GGCCTGTGCCGATGCAGAAACAGGAGGGCCTCCTCTCCGCCCAAGAAGACGAGGAGACCCTGCCAGACATCAGATGTCTCGTCGCTACCGCTGTCATCACATTATTTAAC GAACCTAgtgctgaaggaaatgaaaaaagtcCATTAACAGTTGCACAGAAAAAAGCCCAGAACATAATGGAGTCCTTTGAAAATCCATTTCGGATG TTTCTGCCTTCAGTAGAACACCGGGCTCACATTTCTCAGTCAGCAAAGTTTGATCCATCATCGAAGATCTATGAA